The sequence CGCCATCGGGATGTTCCGGGAGCACGACCTGCCGGTGATCTTCGTCCAGCACCTGATGCCGGAAGAAGGGCTGGCGCCGGGCCAGCCGGGTTTTGATATCCCGGAGAAGATCGGCGCGCTGCCCACGGATATATCTATCAGCAA comes from candidate division TA06 bacterium and encodes:
- a CDS encoding isochorismatase family protein, producing the protein MKPALLVVDLQKAFFSSGQQTAQSLEQSVAYVNSAIGMFREHDLPVIFVQHLMPEEGLAPGQPGFDIPEKIGALPTDISIS